Within the Desulforegulaceae bacterium genome, the region GCAGCTAAAGCACGTCTGTCAAAAAAATGTCTTTTTTCAAGGCTTGTTCTTGCTTCTCTATATGCAATTCCAATTTGAGATAGTGAATTGCTCCAGGAGTTTTCAGGTTGGAATTTAAATAGTTTTGCCTGATTTGAAAAAGAAGTAAAAGATTTTAATTTATCATCAATTTTATCTGTTATTTGTGATGAGCTTAAGCCTTTTATATTAAGGGAACCAAAACCATTCCTTGATCTTGAACCAATTCCTCCAAATTTATTTAAAAGGAATAAAGAAGTCAAAATTTGTTTTTCGTATTTTTTTGAAAATTCTAAGTTTAAATTAAATTTTCCGTTTTCTTTTATATGTCCTTTGGTAAAAACATTGCCACTTCCTTTTTTATATTCGTAAAGGCCATAGGCTAAATATTCAATAATACTTATGCTAAAAGATTTTCCTTTTGATGTTACAGAAATAGATGCACCTTTTGGAATATTGGCAATCTGGCTCTGAAAGCTTTTATCAGAAATAAAAATTTTTAAATCAGACTTAT harbors:
- the cmr1 gene encoding type III-B CRISPR module RAMP protein Cmr1, whose translation is MNFAEKILDRKTSVFDVEFLTPAFAMGADGEHAELREQTLNGLLRFWWRAFFGSDNLDEMQEKESQIFGSTSNKSDLKIFISDKSFQSQIANIPKGASISVTSKGKSFSISIIEYLAYGLYEYKKGSGNVFTKGHIKENGKFNLNLEFSKKYEKQILTSLFLLNKFGGIGSRSRNGFGSLNIKGLSSSQITDKIDDKLKSFTSFSNQAKLFKFQPENSWSNSLSQIGIAYREARTSLEKRHFFDRRALAAKPIIVKGEINIPERHSKSYFLKVKKTKDNKFQGQILYLPYNYYRQKDKEKYLKVYDDMNKIIKTKCLKEQSIKEALNDN